The Candidatus Manganitrophus noduliformans genome includes a window with the following:
- the smpB gene encoding SsrA-binding protein SmpB: MAVEKENDSLVVSNRKAFHDYFIEETLEAGIVLAGTEVKSLREGRINLKDSFARVENGEVLLYNCHISPYSHGNISNHDPTRTRKLLLQRREIERLLGKAQQKGYTLVPLKIYFKRGWAKVEIGLAVGKKLYDKRETESKKSAQREIEKAVRGKRQDKF, from the coding sequence ATGGCGGTTGAAAAAGAGAACGATTCATTGGTGGTCAGCAACCGGAAGGCCTTCCACGATTATTTTATCGAGGAGACGCTGGAGGCGGGAATCGTCCTCGCCGGGACCGAGGTCAAATCGCTTCGCGAGGGACGGATCAACCTGAAAGACAGCTTCGCCCGGGTTGAAAATGGAGAGGTCTTGCTATATAATTGCCACATCAGTCCCTACAGCCACGGCAACATTTCCAACCACGACCCGACGCGGACGCGAAAGCTTCTCCTTCAAAGGCGAGAAATCGAACGGCTCCTCGGGAAGGCCCAGCAGAAGGGATACACGCTGGTGCCGCTGAAGATCTATTTTAAACGGGGTTGGGCCAAAGTAGAGATCGGGTTGGCGGTCGGAAAGAAGCTGTACGACAAGCGCGAGACCGAATCAAAGAAGTCGGCCCAGCGCGAGATCGAAAAGGCCGTTCGGGGAAAGAGACAAGACAAGTTTTAG
- a CDS encoding DUF721 domain-containing protein, with protein MSKGFSPTSISPILKGIIKDFGLEKGISGALLQIRWREIVGPQIASHTYPAEIRFDTLHLTVDSAVWMHQLSFLKKEIIEKCNRLLGKESIRKIQLRTGPLPPPLESPAETPVPVGECTAEEAAFIEKQIASIPDTELKESVRRALRRHLLHRQGEIKESAPGSSPDQAQR; from the coding sequence ATGTCGAAGGGATTCTCTCCAACATCGATTTCGCCGATCCTCAAGGGAATCATCAAAGATTTCGGTCTGGAGAAGGGGATTTCCGGCGCATTGTTGCAGATCCGCTGGAGAGAGATCGTCGGCCCCCAGATCGCCTCCCATACCTATCCCGCCGAGATCCGCTTCGACACCCTTCATCTCACGGTCGACAGCGCCGTCTGGATGCATCAGCTCTCTTTCTTAAAGAAAGAGATCATCGAGAAATGCAACCGGCTCTTGGGGAAAGAGTCCATCCGGAAGATTCAGCTCCGGACCGGCCCGCTTCCGCCCCCCCTCGAATCGCCCGCGGAGACCCCGGTACCGGTAGGGGAATGCACGGCCGAAGAGGCCGCCTTCATCGAAAAGCAGATCGCATCGATCCCGGATACGGAGTTGAAGGAGTCGGTCCGCCGCGCGCTTCGGCGGCATCTTCTCCATCGGCAAGGCGAAATTAAGGAGTCGGCGCCGGGGAGCTCGCCGGATCAGGCGCAGCGCTGA
- a CDS encoding tetratricopeptide repeat protein — MRWKAKALSWGGVVLAALILTVWSVWSSAERVPKRYLESAEQKWRADDYLGAVREYEKISEEYPRSKFIPEAVFWSGVLYHLYLNDPQKAVDAFQKTVRLTAATPKNAHALSARRYLAEVYEKKYGKLREAISEHEKVMELSDDSDQILESQFKIGELYFAQGNVEQARTEWDLLIKRDPKSRWAPAALYRQGSSYFIEGRCKEAVGFYRRLIADYSDSEMSPFAQFRTANCLEEGNRAEEALQLYRQLEGRYPNKELLEAKIRRLEKGLPKNAGTAAAEPVSAAPDPASSPAPTP, encoded by the coding sequence GTGAGATGGAAGGCCAAAGCCCTCTCCTGGGGAGGGGTCGTTCTCGCCGCCCTCATTTTGACCGTCTGGAGCGTCTGGTCGAGCGCCGAGCGGGTTCCCAAGCGGTATCTTGAATCGGCCGAGCAGAAATGGCGGGCCGATGATTATCTCGGCGCGGTCCGGGAATATGAAAAGATCTCGGAGGAATACCCCCGAAGCAAATTCATTCCGGAGGCCGTCTTCTGGAGCGGCGTCCTCTATCACCTCTATCTAAACGATCCGCAGAAGGCGGTCGATGCATTCCAGAAGACGGTCCGCCTCACCGCCGCCACCCCGAAAAATGCGCATGCCCTCTCCGCCCGCCGCTACCTCGCCGAAGTCTATGAAAAGAAATATGGCAAACTCCGTGAGGCGATCTCCGAGCACGAGAAGGTGATGGAGCTCAGCGACGACTCCGATCAGATTTTGGAGAGCCAGTTCAAGATCGGCGAGCTCTATTTCGCGCAGGGAAATGTCGAGCAGGCCCGGACCGAATGGGATCTTCTGATCAAGCGCGATCCGAAAAGCCGTTGGGCGCCGGCGGCGCTCTATCGCCAGGGAAGCAGCTACTTTATCGAGGGGAGATGCAAAGAGGCGGTCGGATTTTATCGGCGTCTTATCGCCGACTATTCCGACAGCGAGATGAGCCCGTTCGCGCAATTCCGGACGGCGAACTGTTTGGAAGAGGGAAACCGGGCCGAAGAGGCCCTTCAGCTTTATCGCCAGCTGGAAGGGCGCTATCCGAACAAGGAGCTTCTCGAAGCGAAGATCCGGCGGCTCGAGAAGGGGCTGCCGAAAAATGCCGGAACCGCCGCGGCGGAGCCGGTCAGCGCTGCGCCTGATCCGGCGAGCTCCCCGGCGCCGACTCCTTAA
- the gyrA gene encoding DNA gyrase subunit A, producing MPVDEQRNTVNLETEMKSAYINYAMSVIVGRALPDVRDGLKPVHRRILYAMFREGLLSNRRYSKSAGVVGEVIKKYHPHGDAAVYDAMVRMAQEFNMRYLLVDGQGNFGSIDGDPPAAYRYTEARLTKLAEEMLADIDMETVDFVPNFDESVVEPTVLPTRIPQLLMNGSSGIAVGMATNIPPHNLGELIDGLIQLLNDPALTVETLMQTIKGPDFPTAGFIYGTKGIQDAYQTGRGSIQLRARAVIEVSEKTEKETIVVTELPYQVNKARLIEKIAELIRDRKIEGISDLRDESDRDGMRIVIELKRGEIASIILNQLYKHTQMQSSFGVIMLSLVNNQPQVLNLKQMLQYFLDFRREVIIRRTRFELREAEARAHILEGLKIALDHLDEVIALIRSSPSPDEAKTGLMRRFGLSELQAQAILDMRLQRLTGLERDKLIAEYREVLQKIEQLKALLASDALIRKAIQDELTEIREKYADDRRTEILPEAGEIHIEDLIAPEEMVITVTHTGYIKRTPSSVYRSQRRGGKGKIGAGLKEEDFVEHLFAASTHDYLLFFTDAGRVYWLKVHQIPEAGRATKGKAIVNLLQIAQTEQITAILSVDQFQEGKFVVMATQKGLIKKTALSAYSNPRAGGIRAINLEEGDRLMAARLTSGNHEILLGTKHGLSIRFHEEEARAVGRVATGVWGIRLEEGDEVISAEVLAPNAQASIMTITEKGYGKRTELSEYRTQGRGGHGIITIQTSPRNGCVIAALQVKDEEEVMLVTTIGKILRLRAGDIRVIGRNTQGVRLIDLEGEERVCGVARLAEKGEREESADAGDDA from the coding sequence ATGCCAGTAGACGAACAGAGAAACACCGTCAATCTCGAGACCGAGATGAAGTCGGCATACATCAATTACGCCATGAGCGTGATCGTCGGCCGCGCCCTTCCCGACGTCCGGGACGGTCTCAAGCCGGTCCACCGGCGGATCCTCTACGCGATGTTCCGCGAAGGGCTCCTCTCCAATCGTCGTTATTCGAAGTCGGCCGGTGTCGTCGGCGAGGTGATCAAGAAATATCATCCTCACGGCGATGCGGCGGTCTACGACGCGATGGTCCGGATGGCCCAAGAATTCAACATGCGCTACCTCCTGGTCGACGGCCAGGGGAATTTCGGCTCGATCGACGGCGACCCCCCGGCGGCCTACCGCTACACCGAGGCGCGTCTCACCAAGCTCGCCGAGGAGATGCTCGCCGACATCGACATGGAAACGGTCGACTTCGTCCCGAACTTCGACGAGTCGGTCGTGGAGCCGACCGTCCTCCCGACCCGGATTCCCCAGCTTCTGATGAACGGCTCTTCGGGCATTGCCGTCGGAATGGCCACCAACATTCCGCCGCACAATCTCGGCGAGTTGATCGACGGGCTGATCCAGCTCCTCAACGATCCGGCCCTCACGGTCGAAACGCTGATGCAGACGATTAAAGGACCCGACTTTCCGACCGCCGGCTTCATCTATGGAACCAAGGGGATTCAAGACGCCTACCAGACCGGCCGCGGCTCCATCCAGCTTCGCGCCCGCGCCGTCATCGAGGTGAGCGAGAAGACGGAAAAAGAGACGATCGTCGTCACCGAGCTCCCCTACCAGGTCAACAAGGCGCGGCTGATCGAGAAGATCGCCGAGCTGATCCGCGATCGAAAAATCGAAGGGATCTCCGACCTGCGCGACGAGTCGGACCGCGACGGGATGCGGATCGTCATCGAATTGAAGCGGGGCGAGATCGCTTCAATTATCCTCAACCAGCTCTACAAGCACACGCAGATGCAGTCCTCTTTCGGCGTCATCATGTTGTCGCTGGTCAACAACCAGCCGCAGGTATTGAACCTCAAGCAGATGCTCCAGTACTTCCTCGACTTCCGCCGGGAAGTGATTATTCGCCGAACCCGTTTCGAATTGCGGGAGGCGGAGGCGCGCGCCCACATTTTGGAAGGGCTCAAGATTGCCCTCGACCACCTGGATGAAGTGATCGCCCTAATCCGCAGCTCCCCTTCTCCGGACGAAGCGAAGACCGGCCTGATGCGGCGGTTCGGCCTCTCCGAGCTCCAGGCGCAAGCGATCCTCGACATGCGGCTGCAGCGGCTGACCGGGCTGGAGCGGGACAAACTCATCGCGGAATATCGGGAGGTCCTCCAGAAGATCGAGCAGCTCAAAGCGCTCTTGGCGAGCGACGCCCTCATCCGAAAAGCGATTCAGGATGAGCTGACTGAGATTCGAGAGAAGTATGCCGACGACCGGCGGACCGAGATCCTCCCCGAGGCGGGCGAAATTCACATCGAAGATCTGATCGCGCCGGAGGAGATGGTCATCACCGTCACCCACACCGGTTACATCAAGCGGACCCCCTCCTCGGTCTACCGAAGCCAGCGGCGCGGCGGGAAGGGAAAAATCGGCGCCGGCCTGAAAGAAGAGGACTTCGTCGAACATCTCTTCGCCGCCTCGACGCATGACTACCTCCTCTTCTTCACCGACGCCGGCCGGGTCTACTGGCTGAAGGTCCACCAAATCCCCGAAGCGGGCCGCGCGACGAAGGGAAAGGCGATCGTCAACCTGTTGCAGATCGCGCAGACGGAGCAGATCACCGCGATCCTCTCGGTCGATCAATTCCAGGAGGGGAAGTTCGTCGTCATGGCGACCCAAAAGGGATTGATCAAGAAGACGGCCCTCTCCGCCTACAGCAATCCCCGCGCCGGAGGAATCCGGGCGATCAATCTGGAGGAGGGGGATCGGCTCATGGCGGCCCGCCTGACCTCCGGAAATCACGAGATCCTGCTCGGGACCAAACATGGACTCTCGATCCGCTTTCACGAGGAGGAGGCGCGCGCCGTCGGCCGGGTGGCGACCGGCGTTTGGGGGATTCGTCTCGAGGAAGGAGACGAGGTGATCAGCGCCGAGGTCCTCGCTCCGAACGCCCAGGCGAGCATCATGACCATTACGGAAAAGGGCTACGGCAAGCGGACGGAGCTCTCGGAGTATCGGACGCAGGGGCGCGGCGGCCACGGCATCATCACCATCCAGACCAGTCCCCGCAACGGCTGCGTCATCGCCGCCCTGCAGGTGAAAGACGAAGAAGAGGTCATGCTCGTCACGACGATCGGAAAGATTCTTCGTCTTAGGGCGGGAGACATCCGGGTGATCGGCCGAAACACACAGGGGGTCCGCCTGATCGATCTCGAAGGGGAAGAGCGGGTCTGCGGCGTGGCCCGCCTGGCGGAGAAGGGAGAACGCGAAGAATCGGCGGATGCCGGGGATGACGCGTGA
- the gyrB gene encoding DNA topoisomerase (ATP-hydrolyzing) subunit B: MAEEIKQSQYDAGKIKILEGLEAVRKRPAMYIGSTGPDGLHHLVYEVVDNSVDEAMAGYCTEIEVIIHIDNSVTVIDNGRGIPTNIHPDKKVSAAEVALTVLHAGSKFDNETYKVSGGLHGVGVSVVNALSEWLELEIKQNGSVFQQRYERGKPQAALKTIGKTKKRGTQITFKPDGQIFEQTEYSYDVLTTRLRELAFLNKGLLISLEDERTEKKQEFCYKGGILSFVEMLNESKTPLHKPIFVEKEKNGIMLELAVQYNDSYSENLFSFANNINTKEGGTHLVGFKSALTRTVNSYGSANNQLKNGETVSGDDVREGLTAVISVKLPNPQFEGQTKTKLGNSEVKGIVEGAVNEALGEYFEENPPVAKKIIDKALNAARAREAARKAKELIRRKNALDGGSLPGKLADCSQKDPALSEIYLVEGDSAGGSAKQGRDRRFQAILPLKGKILNVERARFDKMISSEEIRLLITALGTGIGIDDFDIAKARYHRVIIMTDADVDGAHIRTLLLTFFYRQMAQMIEKGYIYIAQPPLFKVKRGKTERYLKDEAALREYLIGMAGDEVQIYQEGSKEWASGAKVKGLLKKLASYEAIIDHFARKQIDAEVVRALTQHEELQPELLRDRKRLDALLETAKGYWTKYYPTYVITSSIGQDEEHVSHRVEIQIQKNGAPHLIKIDEALIGSPEFRELKNLSPLRLGLGKPPYRVTDSDGEKEYPTAAGIIQHVLERGKKGLSIQRYKGLGEMNPDQLWETTMNPESRTLLQVQLEDTVEAERVFSVLMGDEVEPRRNFIQQHASEVKNLDI, from the coding sequence ATGGCAGAAGAAATTAAGCAATCACAATATGATGCGGGAAAGATCAAAATCCTCGAGGGCCTCGAAGCGGTTCGGAAGCGTCCGGCGATGTACATCGGAAGCACCGGGCCCGACGGCCTCCACCACCTGGTCTATGAAGTCGTCGACAACTCGGTCGACGAGGCGATGGCCGGCTACTGCACCGAGATCGAAGTGATCATCCACATCGACAATTCGGTCACCGTGATCGACAACGGCCGCGGGATTCCGACCAACATCCATCCGGACAAAAAGGTCTCCGCCGCCGAAGTGGCCCTCACCGTCCTGCACGCGGGGAGCAAGTTCGACAACGAGACCTATAAGGTCTCCGGCGGATTGCATGGCGTCGGCGTCTCGGTCGTGAACGCACTCTCGGAATGGCTGGAGCTGGAGATCAAGCAGAACGGCTCGGTCTTCCAGCAGCGCTACGAGCGGGGAAAGCCCCAAGCCGCTTTGAAGACCATCGGCAAGACCAAAAAACGCGGGACGCAAATCACCTTCAAGCCCGACGGGCAGATCTTCGAGCAGACAGAGTACTCCTATGATGTTTTGACGACGCGCCTTCGAGAACTCGCCTTTCTCAACAAAGGACTGCTGATCTCGCTGGAAGACGAGCGGACCGAGAAGAAACAGGAGTTCTGCTACAAGGGGGGAATCCTCTCGTTCGTCGAGATGCTCAACGAAAGCAAGACCCCGCTGCATAAGCCAATCTTCGTCGAGAAGGAGAAGAATGGGATCATGCTCGAGCTGGCGGTCCAGTACAACGACAGCTATTCGGAAAACCTCTTTTCTTTTGCTAACAACATCAACACGAAGGAGGGGGGAACCCATCTGGTCGGCTTCAAATCGGCGTTGACTCGAACGGTGAACAGCTACGGCTCGGCAAACAATCAGTTGAAGAACGGAGAGACCGTCAGCGGCGATGATGTCCGGGAGGGATTGACCGCCGTCATCTCGGTGAAGCTGCCGAACCCGCAGTTCGAGGGACAGACGAAGACGAAGCTCGGGAACTCCGAGGTGAAGGGGATCGTCGAAGGGGCGGTCAACGAGGCGCTCGGTGAATACTTTGAAGAGAACCCGCCTGTCGCAAAAAAGATCATCGACAAAGCGCTGAACGCCGCGCGGGCCCGCGAGGCGGCGCGCAAAGCGAAAGAGCTGATCCGGAGAAAAAACGCGCTCGACGGCGGCTCCCTTCCGGGAAAACTCGCCGACTGCTCCCAGAAAGATCCGGCCCTCAGCGAGATCTATCTGGTGGAGGGAGACTCGGCGGGCGGCTCGGCCAAACAGGGGCGCGATCGCCGTTTCCAGGCGATCCTTCCATTGAAGGGAAAGATCCTCAACGTCGAACGGGCGCGGTTCGACAAAATGATCTCCTCCGAGGAGATCCGGCTGCTGATCACCGCTTTGGGGACCGGCATCGGCATCGACGATTTCGATATCGCCAAGGCCCGTTATCACCGGGTCATCATCATGACCGACGCCGACGTCGACGGGGCGCACATCCGAACCCTCCTCCTGACCTTCTTCTATCGCCAGATGGCCCAGATGATCGAGAAGGGCTACATCTACATCGCTCAGCCGCCGCTTTTCAAGGTGAAGCGGGGGAAGACCGAGCGTTACCTGAAGGACGAAGCGGCGCTCCGCGAATATTTGATCGGAATGGCGGGCGATGAGGTCCAGATCTATCAAGAAGGATCGAAGGAGTGGGCCTCCGGGGCGAAGGTGAAGGGGCTGCTCAAGAAGCTTGCCTCTTACGAAGCGATTATCGATCACTTCGCGCGCAAGCAGATCGACGCCGAGGTTGTCCGCGCTTTGACGCAGCATGAGGAGCTCCAACCGGAACTTCTTCGGGACCGCAAGCGCCTCGACGCCCTGCTTGAAACCGCCAAGGGATACTGGACCAAGTATTATCCGACCTACGTCATCACCTCCTCGATCGGTCAGGATGAAGAGCATGTGTCGCACCGGGTCGAGATCCAGATCCAGAAGAACGGCGCCCCCCATTTGATCAAAATCGACGAGGCGCTCATCGGATCGCCCGAGTTCCGGGAGCTGAAGAATCTCTCCCCGTTGCGTTTGGGGCTTGGAAAGCCTCCCTACCGGGTGACTGATTCCGACGGGGAGAAGGAGTATCCGACCGCCGCGGGCATCATCCAGCATGTCCTGGAGCGGGGGAAGAAAGGGCTCTCCATCCAGCGCTATAAGGGTTTGGGGGAGATGAACCCCGACCAGCTCTGGGAGACGACGATGAACCCGGAAAGCCGCACCCTCCTGCAGGTCCAGCTTGAAGACACGGTCGAAGCGGAGCGGGTTTTCTCGGTTCTTATGGGCGATGAAGTCGAACCGCGCCGGAATTTCATCCAGCAGCACGCGTCCGAAGTAAAGAACCTCGATATTTAA
- the dnaN gene encoding DNA polymerase III subunit beta, which yields MKIKIERKELLTGIQRVQGVVEKRNTMPILSHILMEAQREKIALFATDLEIGIQGAYPAEILEPGRLTFSARKLYEIIREFPEGKVEITGEANNWVVIQSGKSHFRIVGLPPEEFPTPPSSDAESKLPIDAAALSDLIRRTLYASGENDARYILNGVLVQLQEADGKKKLIRFVATDGHRLSLAEVPITADAGSLSEQNIIVPKKAILEIKKALDEGGDEGAPELAIGKNQLVFRRGSFILTSRLMEGNYPNYRQVIPNGNDKRVSVNREELEGGLRRVSLLAREKTNAVKFTLESGRILLNSNNPEMGEANEEVSASFAGEGFSTGFNARYLLDALSVLEGEEATLEFKDALSPCLIKEEGKGFLAVVMPMRV from the coding sequence ATGAAGATCAAGATCGAGCGGAAGGAGCTGCTCACCGGGATCCAACGCGTGCAAGGGGTGGTCGAAAAACGCAATACGATGCCGATCCTCTCTCATATCCTCATGGAAGCGCAGCGGGAGAAGATCGCCCTCTTCGCGACCGATCTGGAGATTGGCATCCAGGGAGCTTACCCGGCGGAAATCCTGGAGCCGGGCCGCCTCACTTTCTCGGCGCGAAAGCTCTATGAGATCATCCGAGAATTTCCGGAAGGAAAAGTGGAAATTACCGGCGAGGCGAACAACTGGGTTGTCATTCAATCGGGAAAGAGCCATTTCAGAATCGTGGGACTCCCCCCGGAGGAGTTTCCGACCCCACCCTCCTCGGACGCGGAGAGCAAGCTCCCGATCGATGCGGCCGCCTTATCCGATCTGATTCGGCGGACCTTGTATGCCTCCGGGGAGAACGACGCCCGGTATATCCTCAACGGTGTCTTGGTTCAGCTACAAGAGGCGGACGGGAAGAAAAAGCTGATCCGCTTTGTCGCCACCGATGGACATCGCCTCTCACTGGCCGAGGTTCCAATCACCGCTGATGCCGGGTCTCTCTCGGAGCAGAACATTATCGTCCCGAAAAAAGCGATCTTGGAGATCAAGAAGGCGCTCGATGAAGGGGGAGACGAAGGGGCGCCGGAGCTGGCGATCGGGAAAAATCAGCTGGTCTTTCGGCGCGGATCGTTCATCCTGACCTCCCGTCTCATGGAAGGGAACTACCCGAATTATCGGCAGGTCATCCCGAACGGAAATGATAAAAGGGTCTCGGTCAATCGGGAGGAGCTCGAAGGGGGTCTCCGCCGCGTCTCCCTTCTCGCCCGGGAGAAGACCAATGCGGTGAAATTTACGCTCGAGAGCGGCCGGATTCTGCTTAACTCCAACAACCCGGAGATGGGAGAGGCGAATGAAGAGGTCTCCGCCTCTTTCGCGGGGGAGGGCTTCAGCACCGGTTTCAATGCGCGCTACCTCCTGGATGCGTTGTCGGTGCTGGAAGGGGAAGAAGCGACGCTGGAATTTAAAGATGCTCTCTCTCCTTGCCTGATCAAAGAGGAAGGAAAAGGATTTCTGGCGGTGGTGATGCCGATGCGCGTGTAA
- the dnaA gene encoding chromosomal replication initiator protein DnaA, which translates to MQLDQIWKQLLVQLEPNINRQSFETWLKPTSLVSISGKDVHVAVPNRFFGEWIKEHYYPQMQEALERELSEEGLRIHFVVDEKGEAAGSPERERRKGNLNPRYTFDSFVVGSSNQFAHAASRKVAERPGTSYNPLFLYGGVGLGKTHLLSAIGNFISTRDPLLRIAYLSSEQFTNDVINSIRYDKMIEFRNKYRNVDALLIDDIQFISGKERTQEEFFHTFNTLYEANKQVVISSDRSAKEMSDIEERLRSRFEMGLIADIQPPDLETKIVILRRKAEGEGIPLPNDVALLLATHIKTNVRELEGALIRLGAFSSLTGQEITVEMAKRVLRDTIQEKKRVVTIEDIQRAVAERFQIKLVELKSKKRTKNLVIPRQICMFLCRELTSLSFPEIGKHFGGKDHSTVIHACKQIEKGMGEDFSLKTTLDSLTQNLKED; encoded by the coding sequence ATGCAGTTGGACCAGATCTGGAAGCAACTCCTTGTTCAGCTGGAGCCTAATATTAACAGGCAGAGCTTTGAGACATGGCTGAAACCGACCTCCTTGGTTTCCATTTCCGGAAAGGATGTCCATGTTGCTGTGCCGAATCGATTCTTCGGGGAGTGGATTAAAGAACATTACTACCCGCAGATGCAGGAGGCACTGGAAAGGGAATTATCGGAGGAAGGGCTACGTATTCATTTCGTAGTCGATGAGAAGGGAGAGGCTGCCGGATCGCCTGAGCGCGAGAGACGAAAAGGAAACCTCAACCCGCGCTACACCTTCGATTCGTTCGTGGTAGGATCAAGCAATCAGTTTGCCCATGCCGCTTCCCGAAAAGTCGCGGAACGGCCGGGCACCTCGTACAATCCGCTCTTTCTCTACGGCGGGGTCGGATTGGGCAAGACCCATCTTCTGAGCGCCATCGGTAATTTCATCTCCACGCGCGACCCTCTTCTCCGTATCGCCTATCTTTCCTCGGAACAGTTTACGAACGATGTGATTAACTCCATCCGATATGACAAGATGATCGAGTTTCGAAACAAGTACCGGAATGTCGACGCTCTTTTGATCGACGACATCCAGTTTATCTCCGGCAAGGAGCGGACCCAGGAAGAGTTCTTCCACACGTTCAACACGCTCTACGAGGCAAATAAACAGGTGGTCATTTCAAGCGATCGCTCGGCCAAAGAGATGTCCGACATCGAAGAGCGTCTCCGCTCCCGATTTGAAATGGGGTTGATCGCCGATATCCAGCCCCCCGATCTGGAGACGAAGATCGTCATTCTTCGGCGGAAGGCGGAGGGGGAGGGAATTCCGCTGCCGAATGATGTGGCGCTCCTCCTTGCGACCCATATCAAAACAAACGTTCGAGAATTGGAGGGGGCGTTGATTCGGCTCGGCGCGTTCAGTTCGCTGACGGGGCAGGAGATCACCGTCGAGATGGCCAAGCGTGTCCTGCGCGACACCATCCAGGAGAAGAAAAGGGTCGTCACCATCGAGGATATCCAGCGGGCCGTCGCGGAGCGGTTCCAGATCAAACTGGTCGAGCTCAAATCGAAGAAGCGGACCAAAAATCTGGTCATTCCGCGGCAGATCTGCATGTTCCTCTGCCGGGAGCTGACCAGCCTCTCTTTCCCGGAGATCGGGAAGCACTTTGGGGGGAAGGACCATTCCACCGTGATCCATGCCTGCAAACAGATTGAAAAAGGGATGGGAGAAGACTTCAGTTTGAAAACCACACTCGACAGCTTGACCCAAAACTTGAAGGAGGATTGA
- the rpmH gene encoding 50S ribosomal protein L34 has translation MSVTYRQPSKLRRSRTHGFLKRMSTPNGRRVIKNRRAKGRKRLTNA, from the coding sequence ATGTCGGTTACCTACCGCCAACCGAGCAAACTGAGAAGAAGTCGCACACATGGTTTTTTGAAGAGGATGTCTACTCCCAATGGTAGAAGGGTTATTAAGAACCGCCGCGCTAAAGGACGGAAGCGCCTCACAAACGCCTAG
- the rnpA gene encoding ribonuclease P protein component: MVEGLLRTAALKDGSASQTPSVKLKRLTRKEEVQRVFSEGRKFVSPSFVIFSLKYPFPDLLYAIHIRKKLGSAVERNRIKRVYREALRRQQISLRGHKLVVIPRVGSKLLTLNQVSDQIKALFPKPPE, translated from the coding sequence ATGGTAGAAGGGTTATTAAGAACCGCCGCGCTAAAGGACGGAAGCGCCTCACAAACGCCTAGCGTCAAGCTAAAGCGGTTGACTCGAAAAGAAGAGGTTCAAAGGGTTTTCTCAGAGGGAAGAAAGTTTGTCTCTCCCTCCTTTGTTATTTTTTCTTTGAAGTATCCGTTTCCGGATCTGCTCTATGCCATTCACATTCGTAAGAAGCTTGGATCGGCGGTAGAGCGCAATCGTATCAAACGAGTCTATCGCGAGGCCCTCCGGCGCCAACAGATTTCACTCCGCGGTCACAAATTAGTTGTGATTCCAAGGGTCGGATCAAAACTCCTTACTTTAAATCAGGTGTCCGATCAAATCAAAGCTCTTTTTCCGAAACCCCCAGAATAA
- the yidD gene encoding membrane protein insertion efficiency factor YidD: MALIYIFIVRFYQGIISPLLPPACRFYPTCSSYSIEAVKRHGFFRGMIMTIKRLIRCHPFCSGGYDPVN, from the coding sequence ATGGCCTTAATCTATATTTTCATTGTTCGTTTCTATCAAGGCATTATATCCCCTTTGCTTCCACCTGCGTGTCGGTTTTACCCGACCTGTTCGTCCTATTCCATTGAGGCGGTCAAGCGTCATGGTTTTTTTCGTGGGATGATTATGACGATTAAACGCCTTATTCGCTGTCACCCATTCTGCTCGGGCGGCTACGATCCGGTAAATTAA